Within the Orenia metallireducens genome, the region AATACATTTACTGGCATACTCAGATGCCTTTTCCTTATTATTCAATTTAAAATATCCTTCAGCAAGATAACTATATATCTTAACTTTATAAGCTGAATAATCACTGGCTAAATCTAAAGCCTGATTTAAAGACTTAATCCCTTGGCTAATTTGACCTAGATAAACTAATATCCTACCTTTCATAATATAAAGTAGACTAAAATCACGATACCTTTGTAAATTAAAATCTATAGCTTCCAATAACTGATTCTCATCAACAATATCTTTATTCTCTTTCCAAACTTTAAATAAGAGGTCTAGTTCAACAAGGGAAATATCATTCTTTGTAATATCTATCTTCTGCAATAAATTTTGATATTGCTTATTTTGATAAATCTTTAAAAGCTGATTATATTTATGCCCTAAACTTTGAGCTAACTCTCTTATCTGCTTATCCTCTTCTCTGTAGAGTTCTATATCAGCAAAACTCCAACCATATTTATAAAAGGGAGCAAAGGCTGAATATCCTTTAGCATTAGCAAAGTATCCTTCTCTTTTTGTTAAATCCATAATAATTGTCTGCAATGTACTATATTTATTAGCAGTAAAGGTAAGCATACTAAAATCTAAGTTATCCTTATATTTGTAAAAATCGATATCTGCTAAGATATTTATAATATCATTAATCTTCTCTACATTATTATCTCTTAAATTCCCTTCAATATTCTCATATCTACCTATATTATTGGGATGCTCAGCTACAGATACCTCCATATATTTATGGCGCATCTCTTGATTTAAAAAGAAGTTTGTTGTTAAAAGACTATCTCTTTGATTAAGAGGACTCTTTCTAAGCTCACTTCCAAAAAGATCATAAATTACTCCATTATCCTCTTTAGCACTTCCTACTATCATCTCCCAACCAAGATCTGAGTTATAATCCTCTAGTCTCCCCTCTACTTCTTTAAGATTAGTAGAATTCTCTAATATTCTCCTAGTCTTATATAGAATAGGTATCTCATCTGATTTATTTACTTCTGCAGTTTTAACCGCATTTAAAGTAACCCCCAACCCTTCTTGGTTCATCCCAGTAATTACTCCTAATACCCCTACAATGCCAAAACTCTTAAAATTACCATTATTTACAGGATTAAAATCTATTACAATGGGATAATCAGCTAAAAAATCAGGAGAAATATCAAAATTTCTAGCCATTATTAACCGATCACCCAACCTTTTTAAGAAAGTAGAACATCCAAAACCAAATAATTCTGGAGCCAAGGCTGAAAACAATGCTTCTCCATAAGTTATTCCTGCCCCAAGGGCCAATCCCTGTAGCTCTCTTCTATACTCTTTAGGAATTCGATTCTGCATAAACTTTAACTTTAAATCTAAATATGTATTACCAAAGGGTCTAATATACCATGAAGTATTTGAAATAAACTCCTCTTTATAATCATTTAATTTCTGATAAATACTATGTATCTCTTCTCTCATTAACACCCCATACTGTAATCCCATTTCAAAGTTACTTCCTGATAACTTTAAATAGGGTACACCATAATTATATCTAAGTTCACCTTTGCCAAATACTCTCCTATTTTTATCTATTATAATAGGCTTTAAGTCATTACTTTGATTATACTCCTGTAATGAATTGTTATTTATCCTAAATAAAATTATAATTAAAAATAATATTAAAGTTATAAAAACTTTATGATTAAATATTCTCGCCTTCATTTCCTTCCCTCCTGTTCATTACATCAAGATAATAATATTAGTGTAAGTTAATTACATTAATATTATAAAAATTTCTCAAGA harbors:
- a CDS encoding C45 family autoproteolytic acyltransferase/hydolase, with the protein product MKARIFNHKVFITLILFLIIILFRINNNSLQEYNQSNDLKPIIIDKNRRVFGKGELRYNYGVPYLKLSGSNFEMGLQYGVLMREEIHSIYQKLNDYKEEFISNTSWYIRPFGNTYLDLKLKFMQNRIPKEYRRELQGLALGAGITYGEALFSALAPELFGFGCSTFLKRLGDRLIMARNFDISPDFLADYPIVIDFNPVNNGNFKSFGIVGVLGVITGMNQEGLGVTLNAVKTAEVNKSDEIPILYKTRRILENSTNLKEVEGRLEDYNSDLGWEMIVGSAKEDNGVIYDLFGSELRKSPLNQRDSLLTTNFFLNQEMRHKYMEVSVAEHPNNIGRYENIEGNLRDNNVEKINDIINILADIDFYKYKDNLDFSMLTFTANKYSTLQTIIMDLTKREGYFANAKGYSAFAPFYKYGWSFADIELYREEDKQIRELAQSLGHKYNQLLKIYQNKQYQNLLQKIDITKNDISLVELDLLFKVWKENKDIVDENQLLEAIDFNLQRYRDFSLLYIMKGRILVYLGQISQGIKSLNQALDLASDYSAYKVKIYSYLAEGYFKLNNKEKASEYASKCINLIQKFAVGTLEEELSSQVDKYID